A region from the Ptychodera flava strain L36383 chromosome 12, AS_Pfla_20210202, whole genome shotgun sequence genome encodes:
- the LOC139146038 gene encoding uncharacterized protein yields the protein MTALWQIPQPTSDINSLRLFYDTLESHIRGLQSLGKEENAYGELLIPMIRDKLPNNIRKQIARDHGNKAWTLPELRKAILREIDAIQAGVPLDELSVADTATQPNMTASFHTKAASTRTTKPLRIKTCVFCKGNHYTSDCQVVTDPKRRLDIVKRDRLCYNCLGKHRVSDCKSRYTCKICKRRHHSTLHHDTKSATTSEKKGTSEVHVALAKTDDTKGKSTPNGSVLLKTAVIPMSVGDRKPINATVLFDDGSNRTFITQRFADKLNLKSDTHENVSLSTFGDNSKQIHSMKSAMVTLHEQNGHTSTVNALIIPEISSNLFNHVSAEILNSDHLRGLKLAHPVSNVKTMEIDVLIGADQYWNFVGNHIVRGAGPTAISSKFGYLLSGPTGKRGKLDSDINIHHVNVETHTDDDIRNWWNLELIGVKADSQNDENTDFETYRDTHLRVENGKYIARLPWKTDHPPLPSNYAATENRTRAMVRRLTPDLTKRYDDIIADQLRRDFVEKIQDDNKTEGHYLPHRAVKKDSVTTPIRIVYDCSSKQNADSASLNDCLQTGPSLINDLPAILLRFRANRVAFVSDIEKAFLNIRLEEDERQYTKFLWLSDIRDPESPFDVYQFKSVLFGAACSPFMLNAVIKTHLESNASIPIADDLKHNIYVDNVIDGAKSDEKAVSYYNDANHLMQSCGFKLRSWTSNSERLCELAKQDDIYEPSHDVPVLGLRWEPESDTMTYSENNSEPIPNELITKRDVLSSSATLYDPLGFVAPVHIKAKLFVQSLWKRGLPWDEPLDAELNSQWIQIAADLNATRKTTINRQYFSGIKITTTAKFMFSLTPALPPTEL from the coding sequence ATGACTGCACTGTGGCAGATTCCTCAACCTACGAGTGACATTAACAGTCTGCGATTGTTTTATGACACATTAGAAAGTCATATTCGCGGTTTACAATCACTTGGCAAAGAAGAGAACGCTTATGGAGAACTTCTCATTCCCATGATTCGAGATAAACTACCTAACAATATTCGGAAACAGATTGCAAGAGATCACGGAAACAAGGCTTGGACTTTACCAGAGTTGCGCAAAGCCATCCTACGGGAAATCGACGCCATTCAAGCCGGAGTTCCACTCGATGAGTTATCGGTTGCGGACACAGCAACACAGCCTAATATGACCGCTTCATTTCATACTAAGGCCGCATCTACGCGCACAACAAAGCCTTTGAGAATCAAAACATGCGTGTTTTGTAAGGGAAATCACTACACAAGTGATTGCCAAGTTGTCACCGACCCGAAACGTCGCTTAGACATTGTCAAACGCGATCGTCTCTGTTACAATTGCCTTGGAAAGCATCGCGTGAGCGATTGCAAGTCTCGTTACACTTGCAAGATCTGCAAGCGTAGACATCACTCTACCCTTCATCATGACACCAAATCGGCTACAACGTCTGAGAAAAAGGGAACTTCTGAAGTTCATGTGGCATTGGCGAAGACAGACGACACAAAGGGGAAATCTACACCCAACGGATCGGTTCTCCTCAAGACGGCAGTCATTCCTATGTCGGTCGGCGATAGGAAACCTATCAACGCTACCGTGCTGTTTGACGATGGGTCCAACAGAACTTTTATCACGCAGCGATTTGCTGACAAACTCAACTTGAAATCGGACACTCATGAGAACGTTAGCCTGTCAACATTCGGGGACAATTCGAAACAAATTCATTCAATGAAAAGTGCAATGGTAACTTTGCACGAACAGAATGGACATACCAGTACTGTCAACGCCCTGATAATTCCCGAGATTTCGTCCAACCTATTCAACCACGTGTCAGCAGAAATACTCAACTCAGACCATCTACGGGGATTAAAGCTTGCCCACCCAGTTTCCAATGTTAAAACTATGGAAATTGATGTACTCATCGGAGCTGATCAATATTGGAACTTTGTTGGAAACCATATCGTGCGCGGGGCAGGTCCAACTGCAATATCATCTAAGTTCGGCTACTTGTTGTCCGGTCCTACTGGAAAGCGTGGGAAATTGGACTCTGACATTAATATTCATCACGTGAACGTAGAAACACACACCGACGATGACATACGAAACTGGTGGAATTTAGAGCTCATCGGAGTGAAGGCAGACtcgcaaaatgatgaaaataccgaCTTCGAAACATATCGGGACACTCATCTACGTGTTGAAAATGGTAAATACATAGCCCGTTTACCATGGAAAACTGATCATCCGCCACTGCCTTCAAACTATGCGGCAACTGAAAATCGCACGCGCGCTATGGTTCGCCGTTTGACCCCTGACTTAACGAAGAGATATGACGATATCATCGCCGATCAACTGCGCCGAGACTTCGTCGAGAAGATTCAAgatgacaacaaaactgaaggaCATTATTTGCCGCATCGAGCTGTCAAGAAGGACTCAGTTACCACTCCAATACGTATTGTATACGACTGCAGTAGCAAACAAAATGCTGACTCGGCAAGTCTAAACGACTGTCTTCAAACTGGGCCATCATTAATCAATGATTTACCTgccattttgctacgatttCGCGCTAACCGAGTCGCTTTCGTCAGTGACATTGAAAAGGCATTCTTAAACATACGTCTAGAGGAAGACGAGCGTCAATACACCAAATTTCTTTGGTTATCGGACATTCGTGATCCCGAAAGTCCATTTGATGTTTATCAATTCAAGTCTGTTCTGTTTGGGGCGGCTTGTTCCCCATTCATGCTCAACGCTGTAATCAAGACCCACTTGGAAAGTAACGCCTCCATACCGATTGCTGATGACCTCAAACATAATATTTATGTTGACAATGTGATAGACGGTGCCAAGTCTGATGAAAAGGCCGTGTCATATTACAACGACGCAAACCACCTCATGCAGTCGTGTGGGTTCAAGCTACGCTCATGGACGTCCAACAGTGAACGACTATGTGAACTCGCAAAACAGGATGATATCTACGAACCCTCCCATGATGTACCAGTACTCGGCCTGCGTTGGGAACCAGAAAGCGACACGATGACCTACTCAGAAAATAATAGCGAGCCTATTCCAAATGAATTGATAACGAAACGAGATGTTCTCAGTTCCTCCGCTACACTGTACGACCCACTGGGCTTCGTAGCTCCAGTTCACATCAAAGCTAAACTCTTTGTGCAGTCACTATGGAAACGCGGGCTCCCTTGGGACGAACCGCTCGATGCTGAATTGAACTCTCAATGGATACAGATCGCAGCGGACTTGAATGCTACACGCAAGACGACAATAAACCGCCAATACTTCTCAGGAATAAAGATAACGACGACTGCGAAGTTCATGTTTTCGCTGACGCCAGCACTACCGCCTACGGAGCTGTAG